AACTATTCCCCGACTTACGATGTAATCAATGAGATTCACTTTATTGACCCGAATAAAGCCTATTTTAAAACTAATTTAGGAGAACTTTTTAAAACGCAGAATGCAGGTAATAATTGGCAGAAAGTACAATATCCTGCACACCAGTCTTATAGTAATGGATTTGTGTTTTTAAATGAAAATGTAGGGTATTCCTTTGGTGCTAATCAAGGTTTGGTATATAAAACAACAGATGGTGCAATAACATGGACTTCGAGTACTCTTATTCCTTATGAATCAATATATAGCTTCAGTTTTTTGAATGAAAATATAGGATTCGCAAGTGGCGGATATAGCAGTCAATATGCAGGATTTTATAAAACGACCGATGGCGCAAACTCTTGGCAGAAAATATCAGATGAAAAATTTTCATTTTTAAAATTTTTTAATAACAATGTTGGATATGCTGTAAAATCGGGTATTTTCTATAAGTTGTTTAAAACTACAGATGGAGGAATTACTTGGAATCAGTGCTTTGATACTGGATCTTCAGACATTCATTTTGACTTTTTAAATGAAAATCAAATATTTTTAAAAGGAAATAATGGAGATTTCTTTAAATCTAATGATGGTGGAACAACATGGATACAATCTACAGCGCCTTATTATTCTTTTGATAAAGTCAAATTTATTAATTCTACAACAGGTTTCATTGCTGATGACAGAATGGTTTACGGTACAATTGATGCGGGAGTAACCTGGACATTGCTTTTAGATAACAATTACAATTTTGATATCATGACACTTGAAGCTTCAGGTGATTATCTTTATATTTCTGGAAATGGAGGCAAAATTTTCAAATATTCTCTGGCTTACCTTGCTGCGAGTGAAGTTAAACCGGAAAAAAATTCTGTAAAAGTATATCCTAATCCGACGAGTGATTTTGTAAATATAAAATCTGATAAGAAAGTTTCGGAAATAAAATTAATTGATATCTCAGGTAAGATCCTTAAAACAGTAAAAGCAGCCGCTCAAATCAATATTTCTGAATATCCGCACGGAATGTATTTCTTGGAAGTTGTTTTTTCAGATAACACGAAACAGGTTTCAAAAATTATAAAGAAGTAATATTCTAGGAATCTAACTTAAAAAAAAGACTGTTTTTAATGGAAACAGTCTTTTTTTATTGTTTTTGAAAATTACTATTCAGCCCAGGCAATTGGAATATAAACATTCACATAACCGTCTTGTCCAATTGAAGATGGTGTCAAGGTTACTGTAGTAGAGCCATAACCAACCCAGCCTCCTTGACCTTGATAAGCCGAAATTTCATAAGTTCCTTCCGGAAGATCATTAAAATATCCTGGTAATTTTGCAAAGCCACCAACATAAGTGATGTATCCGTCATAAACATCACCTGTATTTACGTCGGTTGCATAAATTCCACCCATGTCATAAGTTCCGTTCATGTAGTTTACTCCGTTTTGGGAAGTCCCTACTTTTAGCTGATAAGTCTGTTGTTTCCTACTATTCTCACTTTTATTGGCAAGATTCATTTCAGAATCCGTCAGAGTTGTCGCATCAGTGCTGCAACTGAAAATCGTAAATAAAACTCCGCAAGCAAGCAGAGCGCTTTTCATTGAATTTTTCATAAAAATAATTTTTGTTTGGTGTGATAAAATTAAGAATATAAAAATAAAACGAAATTGTATTACAATTAACTTTATATGAATTATAAAATACTATTTTGTTGGAAAACGCAAAGGCGCAATTTTTTTCTTTTTTAGTTTTTAAGGCGCAAAACACTTCGACTTCGCTCAGTGTGACTAAAAAACTTCATAAAGAATTTAGAAATAAAACAGTTGAAATTTTATCGTAGATAAAATTCTTGCGCCTTAAAACAGTTTATATTATAAATTGCGCCTTTGCGATTGCCAACTTATTTAATTCCAAAAATAAAACGGTCGTTTTCGCTAAGATCTTTTATCAATTCAGCTTGTGAAAAATCTTTGTATAATTCTAGAGTTTCCATCCCTAATTTCTGATTGATTTCTAAGAAAAGCAAACCATTTTTATTTAAATGTTTTTTAGAATCTTCAGCAATTTTTCGGTAAAAAATTAAAGCATCAGAAGTTGGAGAAAACAATGCCATTGTAGGCTCAAATCCCTTTACAGAGTCTGCAATTTCGTTCTCTTCATCAATCCCAATATAAGGCGGATTTGAAATAATGACGTCGAAATTTTGATTTAAATCTAAACTCAAATAATCAGCATGAATAAAATTGATATCAAGCTGGTGAAAATCTGCATTTTTTTTAGCAACTTCTAAAGCTTTTTCCGAAAAATCAATCGAACTAACTTCCGCTTCCGGGAAATGTTTTTTTAAAACTAAAGGAATAATTCCGCTTCCGGTTCCGATGTCCAGGATTTTGAGGGTAGAGTCGGATGGTCGGAGAGTTTGAGAGTTTTTTTCTTCCGAAAAATCACGGTTATTTATATCCGAAATCTCTAAACCCGAATCTCTGAAAGCGAATCTCGTATCTCGTATCTCCAATCTCGAATCTCGAATCTTCTTAATAGCAATTTCCAGCAACTCTTCGGTTTCCGGACGTGGAATCAAAACATTTTCATCCACAAAAATTTTCATTCTGTAAAATTCGGTTTCGCCCAAAACCTGTAAATAAGGTTTTCCTGTTTTTAACTCTGAAATGATTTCTTGAAATCGGTTTGTATTTTCATCAGACAATTCCAAATCTGCAGATTGTCTTTGCTGAAAATTATTTAAATCTAAAATATGTTCAGCAAAAATTTGAAATATAAAGACCGTTTCAGAATCGGTATAAACTTCCGAAAGAGAATCTGAAAAATGCTTTTTAAGTTGTGATAGCGTCATTATCTTGTGAAAACGAGTTTTGTATCGGTCGATTTTTCCTCATCAATTCTGTAGCCTTCATAGTTGAATGCTTTCACATCGTTTAATGTTTTTGCATTGTTTTCTGCGCAGAATCTTACGACTAAACCTCTTGCATGCTTCGTATAAACTACAATTGTTTTTAGTTTTCCGTCTTTTATTTCATAAAAATCAAAATCAATAACCTGATGATTGAGTTTTTTTCTGTCGACAACTTTTATATATTCGTTGCTTGCCAAATTCAGAAGAATTTCGTTTTTCTTCATCTCAGAATTAAGCTGTTCTGTTACTTTTTCTGTCCAAAATTGGTAGAGATTCTTATTATTTTCAAATTCAAAATTTCTGCCCATTTCAAGTCGGTACAGCATTACTTTGTCTGAAGGTTTCAGCAAACCGTACAAACCGGAAAGCATTCTGTAGTTTTTCTGAAGATAATCAACTGCATTTTTGTCTAATGTTTTTGCATCCAAACCACGATACACTTCACCTGTAAATGCGAACATTGCAGGAGCAGATTCTTTTGCGGTGGGCTTAGATTTCCATTTTTGGTTTCTTTCCCAGTTTTCGTCTGCTAATTTTGCCGAAATTTCCATTAATTCGGAAAGATATTTTGGCGATTTATGTTTTAAATGAGATTGAATTAATTCTGCTTCTTCGATGAATCTTGGAGTAGAAGTTCTCAATAAATCTGTTGAGTTTTCTACGTTCATTAATTTTGCTGGAGAAGTTATGATTTTCATAAGTTAAGTAAAGATAAATGTTTAGAATCAATAAAATTCATGATCATCATCGAGATAAAGTCTATCAAGAAATGACAGATTATTAGAATTTTAATGTTTGAATATTTTTTATAAAATAAAGCAAATACGATCCCAATAAAGAAAGGGACAACAACCTGACCGATTGTTCCGTAAGTACTGTGTAAAATGCCAAATAAAACTGCTGAAACAACCACACCCAACATCGGACTGTTGTATATTTTTTCAATTCTTGGCTGAATATAAGCCCGCATCAGTAATTCTTCGATAATTCCGGCGGTAAGACAGGTGAAAATGATGAGGAAATAATTATTGTTAAATAAAATTTTAAACTCCAGAAGTCTTTTGCTTGCTTTTTCTTCGGTTAAAAAAATAATAATTGCATTCAGAAAAGCTCCGCCAAATACACAAATAAAGTATAAAGCGATTACAGCACCCAAATAAAATAAAGGGGAATACTTTTTTTCTTCCCAAACAAAAAATGATCTGTTTTCAATAAAAAAATTATAGACTAAAATCAAAATTAAAACCA
Above is a genomic segment from Chryseobacterium mulctrae containing:
- a CDS encoding YCF48-related protein, giving the protein MKKNIFLLLLIFSHYFSAQNNFTLVTPKPTDQKAVKIVFSTDNVGFIINNNKELLTTNDQGLNWSIKQTLNFLPRDIKFRNNIGFIVGENTILRTADYGATWNSIPNYGTSLNSINFISNDIVYISGQTQILKSSDNGVTFPEQKIMNGMSVSMSVFTDANTAVVTCFDGRIRRTTNGGDSWTTNYSDNSSANTLYTLVFPSQNIGYANKGFGEMLKTIDGGQTWTAFGYSTYYKETYGMQFFDDNNGIVVGYGGAVYKTTNGGTSWQWMSPNSPYSTDTDYNLNSLYFFNNQTGICVGNNGRIIKTQNGGTNWTNYSPTYDVINEIHFIDPNKAYFKTNLGELFKTQNAGNNWQKVQYPAHQSYSNGFVFLNENVGYSFGANQGLVYKTTDGAITWTSSTLIPYESIYSFSFLNENIGFASGGYSSQYAGFYKTTDGANSWQKISDEKFSFLKFFNNNVGYAVKSGIFYKLFKTTDGGITWNQCFDTGSSDIHFDFLNENQIFLKGNNGDFFKSNDGGTTWIQSTAPYYSFDKVKFINSTTGFIADDRMVYGTIDAGVTWTLLLDNNYNFDIMTLEASGDYLYISGNGGKIFKYSLAYLAASEVKPEKNSVKVYPNPTSDFVNIKSDKKVSEIKLIDISGKILKTVKAAAQINISEYPHGMYFLEVVFSDNTKQVSKIIKK
- a CDS encoding N5-glutamine methyltransferase family protein, with protein sequence MTLSQLKKHFSDSLSEVYTDSETVFIFQIFAEHILDLNNFQQRQSADLELSDENTNRFQEIISELKTGKPYLQVLGETEFYRMKIFVDENVLIPRPETEELLEIAIKKIRDSRLEIRDTRFAFRDSGLEISDINNRDFSEEKNSQTLRPSDSTLKILDIGTGSGIIPLVLKKHFPEAEVSSIDFSEKALEVAKKNADFHQLDINFIHADYLSLDLNQNFDVIISNPPYIGIDEENEIADSVKGFEPTMALFSPTSDALIFYRKIAEDSKKHLNKNGLLFLEINQKLGMETLELYKDFSQAELIKDLSENDRFIFGIK
- the yaaA gene encoding peroxide stress protein YaaA; translation: MKIITSPAKLMNVENSTDLLRTSTPRFIEEAELIQSHLKHKSPKYLSELMEISAKLADENWERNQKWKSKPTAKESAPAMFAFTGEVYRGLDAKTLDKNAVDYLQKNYRMLSGLYGLLKPSDKVMLYRLEMGRNFEFENNKNLYQFWTEKVTEQLNSEMKKNEILLNLASNEYIKVVDRKKLNHQVIDFDFYEIKDGKLKTIVVYTKHARGLVVRFCAENNAKTLNDVKAFNYEGYRIDEEKSTDTKLVFTR
- a CDS encoding CPBP family intramembrane glutamic endopeptidase, with product MSLSGRYSLGIILTFVLLAASMLFSIQTINSFLNYKTLTADLFFYDRLSLWLVLILILVYNFFIENRSFFVWEEKKYSPLFYLGAVIALYFICVFGGAFLNAIIIFLTEEKASKRLLEFKILFNNNYFLIIFTCLTAGIIEELLMRAYIQPRIEKIYNSPMLGVVVSAVLFGILHSTYGTIGQVVVPFFIGIVFALFYKKYSNIKILIICHFLIDFISMMIMNFIDSKHLSLLNL